From Alienimonas californiensis, a single genomic window includes:
- a CDS encoding ExbD/TolR family protein, with protein sequence MPLQVDAADEPALNLTPLVDVLFLLLIFFLVGTRFTQNENSFEIELPTASAAPEPMTGRPDELVVNVGPEGQLTLLGQPLSIERLRERLAEFAEIYPDQVVVVRGDASGAYQHVVSVMDAVNQAGLTNLSLAVEPVRGDAAAPIPVQPEAGPTP encoded by the coding sequence GTGCCGCTGCAGGTTGACGCCGCTGACGAACCGGCGTTGAACCTCACGCCGCTCGTCGACGTCCTATTTTTGCTGCTGATCTTTTTTCTGGTCGGAACACGGTTCACCCAGAACGAGAACAGTTTCGAGATTGAGCTGCCCACCGCCTCCGCAGCTCCCGAGCCGATGACGGGGCGGCCGGACGAGTTGGTCGTCAACGTCGGGCCTGAGGGTCAGCTCACCCTGCTCGGGCAGCCGCTGAGTATTGAACGCCTGCGGGAACGTCTGGCGGAGTTTGCGGAGATTTACCCGGATCAAGTCGTGGTCGTCCGGGGCGACGCCTCCGGGGCCTATCAGCATGTGGTCAGCGTCATGGACGCGGTGAATCAGGCCGGGCTGACGAACCTTTCCCTCGCGGTCGAGCCCGTGCGGGGCGACGCCGCGGCGCCGATTCCTGTTCAGCCGGAAGCGGGGCCGACGCCTTGA
- a CDS encoding SGNH/GDSL hydrolase family protein — protein sequence MTTPLLIALLTVAPAADPAAEDPAWLHVRGGLPWTAAKIAGDGPVRVAFLGGSITEGNGYRPLVEEKLKARFPDVAWEFHNAGVSSTGSTTGVFRYVGDAFGGGGDWPVGANLVVAEAAVNDDQDEQLPAGEAGWGMEGVARMSPLPRLAGPDLLFVHFPNPPIVEKLRAGEAPISVAAHERVAEHYAIPSVNVAAEVARRIDAGTLSWEQYGGTHPGPVGHELAAEMIAEAIARGLVAPADRRETPAWPSRREPLRADAIDIASLLRPGAEEKVEREFFAETVSADAAWATGVPDWEALPGSCRDRFQQTVLLHTAAPGATLTVDLEHAVALGLYVLAGPDAGALEVSAPGEAPKVVQLYHDHSKGLHYPRTVLLYRSDEPPAGPLTVKVVTGDHGGAAVRIVGVGIGIAVPKELRPDAP from the coding sequence ATGACGACCCCGCTGCTGATCGCCCTGCTGACCGTCGCCCCCGCGGCCGACCCGGCCGCCGAGGATCCGGCGTGGCTGCACGTCCGCGGGGGGCTGCCGTGGACGGCGGCGAAGATCGCCGGGGACGGCCCGGTGCGGGTCGCGTTTCTGGGCGGGAGCATCACCGAGGGGAACGGTTACCGGCCGCTCGTCGAGGAGAAGCTGAAGGCGCGGTTTCCGGACGTCGCGTGGGAGTTCCACAACGCTGGCGTCAGCAGTACGGGGTCGACGACCGGTGTGTTCCGGTACGTCGGGGACGCGTTCGGCGGCGGGGGCGACTGGCCGGTCGGGGCGAACCTCGTCGTGGCGGAGGCCGCGGTGAACGACGATCAGGATGAACAACTGCCCGCCGGCGAGGCCGGGTGGGGTATGGAGGGGGTCGCGCGGATGTCGCCGCTCCCGCGGCTGGCGGGGCCGGACCTACTATTCGTGCACTTCCCGAACCCGCCGATCGTCGAGAAACTGAGGGCGGGGGAGGCGCCGATCTCCGTGGCCGCCCATGAACGGGTCGCGGAGCACTACGCGATTCCCAGCGTGAACGTCGCCGCGGAGGTCGCCCGCCGGATCGACGCCGGGACGCTCTCCTGGGAGCAGTACGGTGGGACGCATCCCGGGCCGGTCGGGCACGAACTGGCCGCGGAGATGATCGCCGAGGCGATCGCGCGGGGGCTGGTCGCGCCGGCGGACCGGCGGGAGACGCCGGCGTGGCCCAGCCGGCGGGAGCCGTTGCGGGCGGACGCGATCGACATCGCGAGCCTGCTGCGGCCCGGGGCCGAGGAGAAGGTGGAGCGGGAGTTCTTTGCCGAGACCGTCTCCGCCGACGCCGCCTGGGCGACCGGCGTCCCGGACTGGGAGGCGCTGCCCGGCTCCTGCCGCGACCGCTTTCAGCAGACCGTCCTGCTGCATACGGCCGCGCCCGGGGCGACGTTGACGGTCGACCTGGAGCACGCCGTCGCCCTTGGCCTGTACGTCCTCGCCGGGCCGGACGCCGGGGCGCTCGAGGTCAGCGCCCCCGGCGAGGCGCCGAAGGTTGTGCAGCTCTACCACGATCACAGCAAGGGGCTGCACTACCCCCGCACCGTATTGCTTTACCGCAGCGACGAACCGCCCGCCGGCCCGCTGACGGTGAAGGTCGTGACGGGAGACCACGGCGGCGCCGCGGTGCGGATCGTCGGCGTGGGGATCGGCATCGCCGTCCCGAAGGAACTGAGGCCGGACGCCCCCTGA
- a CDS encoding RNA-binding S4 domain-containing protein, with protein sequence MSESHAPASPGDDGLTVRLDQFLQLAGVAGTGGQAKVLIQSGAVLVDGVLETRRRRKLSPGAVVSVGGEEFEIAAPADS encoded by the coding sequence ATGTCCGAATCTCACGCGCCCGCCTCGCCCGGAGACGACGGGCTTACCGTGCGCCTCGATCAGTTTCTGCAACTGGCCGGCGTGGCCGGGACTGGGGGACAGGCGAAGGTACTGATTCAGTCGGGTGCGGTGCTGGTGGACGGCGTCCTGGAAACGCGGCGCCGGCGCAAGTTGTCCCCGGGCGCCGTCGTGTCGGTCGGGGGAGAGGAGTTTGAGATTGCGGCCCCGGCCGACAGCTAG
- the metG gene encoding methionine--tRNA ligase, whose amino-acid sequence MAAAETAPSSSSSARRILVTSALPYANGPIHIGHLVEYLQTDIWVRFQRMRGHRTVYVCADDTHGTSVMISARRAGVTEEAFIARVREEHLADFAAFGVEFDHYGSTNSEANRTLCERVWGALTAAGRVEERTVSQLYDPTEGTFLADRFVKGTCPNCKSPEQLGDSCEVCGAAFEPTDLIDPISTLSGTTPELREASHLFVTIEPLHDFLRGFVDGGAVPPEVANYLKGQFLGDASDPKELRDWDVSRPAAYFGFEIPGHPGQYWFVWFDAPIGYAASTLEWCETHGENFDDWWSADASSELHHFIGRDITYFHCLFWPAMLKTAGLKLPDRVHVHGFLTIDGQKMSKRRWTLIKAANYAKHLDPSYLRYYFATKLTPRWDDFDLNLTDFADRVDSDLVNTIVNLASRTARFAKPTGLSETYPDDGGLFAAGAAKADRLAEFYEAGDFAAVTREVLALATAANGYVERAEPWAMNKDPARAQELQDVCTVALNLFRQVVVYLAPVLPELAAKTEELLNCECSSWEAATVPLTGTPVSKFKHMLTRVDRAKVSQMVEESKAEHAEAETADAPAAGGGRDYIAEEPLADECTIEDFLKIDLRVAEVLESEAVEGADKLLKLKLGLGGGHTRQVFAGMKKVYSPESLLGRKVICCANLKPRKMRFGVSEGMVLAAGAGEPDIYILAADDGAQPGMRVH is encoded by the coding sequence ATGGCTGCCGCCGAGACCGCTCCGTCTTCCTCTTCCTCCGCCCGTCGGATCCTCGTCACCAGCGCCCTGCCGTACGCGAACGGGCCGATCCATATCGGGCACCTCGTCGAGTACCTGCAGACCGACATCTGGGTGCGGTTTCAGCGGATGCGGGGCCATCGCACCGTTTACGTGTGCGCCGACGACACGCACGGCACCAGCGTGATGATCTCCGCCCGCCGGGCCGGGGTGACGGAGGAAGCCTTCATTGCCCGGGTGCGTGAGGAACACCTCGCCGACTTCGCCGCCTTCGGCGTGGAGTTCGACCACTACGGCAGCACCAACTCGGAGGCCAACCGCACGCTGTGCGAGCGCGTCTGGGGCGCCCTCACCGCGGCCGGGCGGGTCGAGGAACGCACCGTCTCCCAGCTGTACGACCCGACCGAGGGCACCTTCCTGGCGGACCGGTTCGTCAAAGGCACCTGCCCGAACTGCAAGTCGCCGGAGCAATTGGGCGACAGCTGCGAGGTCTGCGGGGCGGCGTTCGAGCCGACGGACCTGATCGACCCGATCTCCACGCTCTCCGGGACCACGCCGGAGCTAAGGGAGGCGTCGCACCTCTTTGTCACGATCGAACCGCTGCACGACTTTCTCCGCGGCTTCGTCGACGGCGGCGCGGTGCCGCCGGAGGTGGCGAACTACCTGAAGGGGCAGTTCCTCGGGGACGCGTCCGACCCGAAGGAGCTGCGGGACTGGGACGTCTCCCGCCCGGCGGCCTACTTCGGCTTCGAGATTCCCGGGCACCCGGGGCAGTACTGGTTCGTCTGGTTCGACGCCCCCATCGGCTACGCCGCCAGCACGCTGGAGTGGTGCGAAACCCACGGCGAGAACTTCGACGACTGGTGGAGCGCCGACGCGAGCAGCGAACTGCACCACTTCATCGGGCGGGACATCACCTATTTCCACTGCCTGTTCTGGCCGGCGATGCTCAAGACGGCCGGTCTGAAGTTGCCGGACCGCGTGCACGTCCACGGCTTTCTGACCATCGACGGGCAGAAGATGAGCAAACGGCGGTGGACGCTCATCAAGGCGGCGAATTATGCGAAGCACCTCGATCCCAGCTACCTGCGGTACTACTTCGCCACGAAGCTGACGCCGCGGTGGGACGACTTCGATCTGAACCTGACCGACTTCGCCGACCGGGTGGATTCGGACCTGGTCAACACGATCGTGAACCTTGCCAGCCGGACGGCCCGGTTCGCCAAGCCGACGGGGCTGAGCGAAACCTACCCGGACGACGGCGGCCTGTTCGCCGCGGGGGCCGCGAAGGCCGATCGGTTGGCCGAGTTCTACGAGGCGGGCGACTTCGCCGCGGTCACCCGGGAGGTTCTGGCCCTGGCCACGGCGGCGAACGGCTACGTCGAACGGGCCGAGCCCTGGGCGATGAATAAGGACCCCGCCCGGGCGCAGGAGCTTCAGGACGTCTGCACGGTCGCCCTGAACCTGTTCCGTCAGGTCGTGGTTTACCTGGCCCCCGTGCTGCCGGAGTTGGCGGCGAAGACGGAGGAGCTGCTGAACTGCGAATGTTCGTCCTGGGAGGCGGCGACGGTGCCGCTGACGGGGACGCCGGTTTCCAAATTCAAACACATGCTGACCCGGGTCGACCGGGCGAAGGTGAGTCAGATGGTTGAGGAATCCAAGGCCGAGCACGCCGAGGCGGAGACCGCCGACGCCCCCGCGGCCGGCGGCGGCCGGGACTACATCGCGGAGGAGCCGCTCGCCGACGAGTGCACGATCGAGGACTTTTTGAAGATCGATCTGCGGGTCGCCGAGGTGCTGGAGAGCGAGGCCGTCGAGGGGGCGGACAAGCTGCTCAAGCTCAAGCTGGGCCTGGGCGGCGGGCATACGCGGCAGGTGTTCGCGGGGATGAAGAAGGTGTACTCGCCGGAGAGCCTGCTGGGCCGGAAGGTGATCTGCTGCGCGAACCTGAAGCCGCGGAAGATGCGGTTCGGCGTCAGCGAGGGCATGGTGCTGGCCGCCGGCGCCGGCGAGCCGGACATCTACATCCTCGCCGCCGACGACGGCGCCCAGCCTGGCATGCGGGTGCACTGA
- a CDS encoding S9 family peptidase, whose amino-acid sequence MTAFRLAPVALLLSLVPVGWGQDEPAPADRPLTDPAGAAEDADRPLRFEDLYGSARLDLTGSYPRGLTWVGPGRYLTPAEQGSPEVVEAATGESRPAYDAAALSTALTDAGVQGQLAEVFARRPTGVAATFDDDRRRALLGSGGDLFAVDFGGPAFGIDAEAAPVVVRLTETPQTEELPELSPDGRTAAFVRGFDLYAIPLIGAGASLHPGPEVRLTHGGSDLLRHGKADWVYYEELYGRDWKGYRWSPDSQRLAVMEYDDRAVGAFTVLDEAAGTDVARRPADSGQRVERTRYPKTGTTNPTVRLGVVAATGGPVHWIDWATDSLPGLPAMGREAGDGGGLIAHYGWFPDGDRLYGYLQDRVQSSLSVRAVAVSEEGELGEPTELLTESHGAWVESPGDPEFLPDGSFLLASTRDGWRHLHRYAADGTLLNPVTGGPWEVRSVEAIAVPGGEAGEASGNEPWIFFTGTKDDPVGEFLYRVRPDGSDLTRLTPEPGAHKPQIAPGGGFFIDTYSAHDTPPRVLLRTGAGELGRVLGEADPPGLKQIARGEWQWVEIPVPAAPRTDGGTDPAGTLHGYLLLPPGLDRSNPDADVPVWVMTYGGPHTTVVRDDWASGRGWEHLLATNGIAVLKVDPRAASARGWAPAWEVHGRLGEQETTDMIAAAAWLQEQPWVAGDRIGLSGHSYGGYLTARVLTHTDRYAAGIAGGSVTDFQNYDTIYTERLMDTPAANPDGYALTNLSRKAGDLKGRLLLIHGGMDDNVHPQNVWQFAAALQERGKDFELMIYPRSRHSIAGTHYRRLMWDFVRETMLEER is encoded by the coding sequence GTGACCGCTTTTCGCCTCGCCCCGGTCGCCCTCCTCCTGTCGCTGGTCCCCGTCGGTTGGGGGCAGGACGAACCGGCGCCGGCCGACCGGCCGCTGACCGACCCGGCCGGGGCGGCCGAGGACGCCGACCGGCCGCTGCGGTTCGAGGATCTGTACGGCAGCGCCCGGCTGGATCTGACAGGCTCCTATCCCCGCGGGCTGACGTGGGTCGGGCCGGGGCGGTACCTCACGCCGGCGGAGCAGGGTTCGCCGGAGGTCGTCGAGGCCGCGACCGGCGAAAGCCGCCCGGCCTACGACGCCGCGGCGCTCTCCACGGCCCTGACCGACGCCGGCGTGCAGGGCCAGTTGGCCGAGGTGTTCGCCCGCCGCCCGACGGGCGTGGCCGCGACGTTCGACGACGACCGCAGGCGCGCCCTGCTGGGGTCCGGCGGGGACCTGTTCGCCGTCGACTTCGGCGGCCCCGCCTTCGGGATCGATGCGGAGGCGGCCCCGGTCGTGGTTCGCCTCACCGAGACGCCGCAGACCGAGGAACTGCCCGAACTGAGCCCCGACGGCCGCACCGCCGCCTTCGTCCGCGGCTTCGACCTGTACGCGATCCCGCTGATCGGCGCCGGCGCTTCCCTGCACCCCGGCCCGGAAGTGCGGCTCACCCACGGCGGCAGCGATCTGCTCCGCCACGGCAAAGCGGATTGGGTTTATTACGAGGAACTCTACGGCCGCGATTGGAAGGGCTACCGCTGGAGCCCGGATTCGCAGCGGCTGGCCGTCATGGAATACGACGACCGGGCCGTCGGCGCCTTCACCGTGCTGGACGAAGCGGCGGGCACCGACGTGGCCCGCCGCCCCGCCGATTCCGGGCAGCGGGTCGAACGCACCCGGTATCCGAAAACCGGCACGACGAACCCGACGGTTCGCCTGGGCGTGGTCGCCGCGACCGGCGGGCCGGTGCACTGGATCGACTGGGCGACCGACAGCCTTCCCGGCCTGCCCGCGATGGGCCGCGAGGCCGGCGACGGCGGCGGCCTGATCGCCCACTACGGCTGGTTCCCCGACGGCGACCGCCTCTACGGTTATTTGCAGGACCGCGTGCAGTCGTCGCTGTCCGTGCGGGCCGTGGCGGTCTCGGAGGAGGGCGAACTCGGCGAACCGACCGAACTGCTGACCGAATCCCACGGCGCCTGGGTCGAAAGCCCCGGCGACCCGGAGTTTTTGCCGGACGGCTCCTTCCTCCTCGCCAGCACGCGGGACGGCTGGCGCCATCTGCACCGCTACGCCGCCGACGGCACGCTCCTCAATCCCGTCACCGGCGGGCCGTGGGAGGTGCGGAGCGTCGAGGCGATCGCGGTTCCCGGGGGCGAAGCGGGCGAGGCCTCGGGGAACGAGCCGTGGATCTTCTTCACCGGGACGAAGGACGACCCGGTGGGCGAGTTCCTGTACCGCGTCCGCCCGGACGGTTCCGACCTGACCCGCCTCACCCCGGAGCCCGGCGCTCATAAGCCGCAGATCGCCCCCGGCGGCGGGTTCTTCATCGACACCTACAGCGCCCACGACACGCCCCCCCGCGTGCTGCTCCGCACCGGCGCCGGCGAACTGGGCCGCGTGCTGGGCGAGGCCGACCCCCCGGGGCTGAAGCAGATCGCCCGCGGGGAGTGGCAGTGGGTCGAGATCCCCGTGCCCGCCGCCCCCCGGACCGACGGCGGCACCGACCCGGCCGGCACGCTGCACGGCTATCTGCTCCTCCCGCCGGGGCTGGACCGGTCCAACCCGGACGCCGACGTGCCGGTGTGGGTGATGACCTACGGCGGCCCGCACACGACGGTGGTGCGGGACGACTGGGCCTCCGGCCGCGGCTGGGAACACCTGCTGGCGACCAACGGGATTGCCGTGCTGAAGGTCGACCCCCGGGCCGCATCCGCCCGCGGCTGGGCGCCGGCGTGGGAGGTCCACGGCCGGCTGGGCGAGCAGGAAACGACGGACATGATCGCCGCCGCCGCCTGGCTCCAGGAGCAGCCGTGGGTCGCCGGGGATCGCATCGGCCTGTCCGGCCACAGCTACGGCGGCTACCTGACGGCCCGGGTCCTCACCCACACCGACCGCTACGCCGCCGGTATCGCCGGCGGGTCGGTGACCGATTTTCAGAATTACGACACGATTTATACCGAGCGGCTGATGGACACCCCCGCCGCCAACCCGGACGGCTACGCCCTCACCAACCTCTCCCGCAAAGCCGGCGATCTGAAGGGGCGTCTGCTGCTGATTCACGGGGGAATGGACGACAACGTCCACCCGCAGAACGTCTGGCAGTTCGCCGCCGCCCTGCAGGAGCGGGGGAAGGACTTCGAGCTGATGATTTACCCCCGCAGTCGCCACTCGATTGCCGGAACGCATTATCGCCGATTGATGTGGGACTTCGTGCGGGAGACGATGTTGGAGGAGCGGTGA
- a CDS encoding serine/threonine-protein kinase, translating to MTAAPLDDAPDSAAPPEDGRRDAGTLVFDADAPPAPRTGPRQAEAVAAIQPGALLGRFEIVRRLGGGGMGEVFLARDPDLDRDVAIKVLSGPAAADPDARRRFLLEGRAVARLSHPNVISIHEVGPAHLADSLETRFGDAEETAGDGGGASAGGTSVGGTTAAAEWDGPVYLVMDYAGDGSVDRLLRDGPLSVAQATAVAADAAAGLAAAHAAGLVHRDVKPANLMLEGGGPWNGGVVRVADFGLARRMNEDADGLDAPAAPADERSAAAGLPPADRRRVRRRVAGTPHFMSPEQCRGEAVDARSDLYSLGATYYALLAGRPPFAASPGGPSRPVTAVLNAHNKCDPPPVHLLERLGGAVPSACTRIILRAMAKDPADRYAGAAAFRKDALALLDALRRYGAAPPAPNASEASSEGGRTDPLPADFLLPSERAREGDDSNDSAFDARREAPSGGSSGGVSSGASTGLYDPAADTPAAGTEVEAADFQPLTARADGWGPPPGVRRETFSLNEGEVLLSYPASLKEAAFSLDEIDRLRAWLNLVRIKLMALAEEQPKS from the coding sequence ATGACCGCCGCCCCGCTCGACGACGCGCCCGACTCCGCCGCGCCCCCGGAGGACGGCCGCCGGGACGCCGGCACCCTCGTCTTCGACGCGGACGCCCCGCCCGCCCCTCGCACCGGCCCCCGGCAGGCGGAGGCGGTCGCGGCGATCCAGCCCGGCGCCCTGCTGGGCCGGTTCGAAATCGTCCGGCGTCTGGGCGGCGGGGGGATGGGCGAGGTCTTCCTCGCCCGGGACCCGGACCTCGACCGGGACGTGGCGATCAAGGTGCTCAGCGGCCCCGCCGCCGCCGATCCGGACGCCCGCCGGCGGTTCCTGCTGGAGGGCCGGGCCGTCGCCCGGCTGTCCCACCCGAACGTGATTTCGATCCACGAGGTCGGCCCGGCCCACCTCGCCGATTCGCTGGAGACGCGGTTCGGCGACGCCGAGGAGACCGCGGGGGACGGGGGCGGGGCGTCCGCCGGCGGGACGTCCGTCGGGGGGACGACCGCGGCCGCGGAGTGGGACGGGCCGGTCTACCTGGTGATGGATTACGCCGGCGACGGGTCGGTCGATCGGCTGTTGCGCGACGGGCCGCTGTCCGTGGCCCAGGCGACGGCGGTGGCCGCGGACGCCGCCGCCGGCCTCGCCGCCGCCCACGCGGCCGGCCTGGTGCACCGGGACGTCAAACCGGCGAACCTGATGCTGGAGGGCGGCGGCCCCTGGAACGGCGGCGTGGTGCGGGTCGCGGACTTCGGCCTCGCCCGGCGAATGAACGAGGACGCGGACGGCCTCGACGCCCCGGCGGCCCCGGCGGACGAACGCTCCGCCGCCGCGGGTCTCCCCCCCGCCGACCGCCGCCGCGTCCGCCGCCGGGTGGCCGGCACGCCGCACTTCATGAGCCCGGAGCAATGCCGCGGCGAAGCCGTCGACGCCCGCAGCGATCTGTATTCGCTGGGGGCGACGTACTACGCCCTGCTGGCGGGGCGCCCGCCGTTCGCCGCGTCCCCCGGGGGGCCGTCGCGGCCGGTGACGGCGGTGCTCAACGCCCACAACAAGTGCGACCCGCCGCCGGTTCACCTGCTGGAGCGCCTCGGCGGCGCCGTGCCCTCCGCCTGCACGCGCATCATCCTGCGAGCGATGGCGAAGGACCCCGCCGACCGCTACGCCGGGGCCGCCGCGTTCCGCAAGGACGCCCTGGCCCTGCTGGACGCCCTCCGCCGCTACGGGGCGGCGCCCCCCGCCCCGAACGCCTCCGAGGCAAGCTCCGAGGGGGGGCGGACCGATCCGCTGCCGGCCGACTTCCTCCTGCCCAGCGAGCGGGCCCGCGAGGGAGACGACTCGAACGACTCCGCGTTCGACGCCCGGCGGGAGGCGCCGTCCGGCGGGTCGTCTGGTGGGGTGTCTTCCGGGGCGTCCACCGGCCTGTACGACCCTGCCGCCGACACTCCCGCGGCGGGCACGGAGGTCGAGGCGGCCGACTTCCAACCGCTGACCGCTCGCGCCGACGGCTGGGGACCGCCGCCGGGCGTGCGGCGGGAGACGTTCTCGCTCAACGAGGGGGAAGTGCTGCTGAGTTATCCCGCCTCGTTGAAAGAGGCGGCATTCTCCCTGGACGAGATCGACCGGCTGCGGGCGTGGCTCAATCTGGTCCGCATCAAACTCATGGCGCTGGCGGAAGAACAGCCGAAGTCCTGA
- a CDS encoding prenyltransferase/squalene oxidase repeat-containing protein, with product MALLAQLPELSQPMWWALLTGSLLLAAAHLASMLSTGWGDRGTGTKSFLFSVVFHVALLCAVFAAKPSIDRMLGETGDRRTEPNRRFQVGSLRLDAAEAPAADRVPEPWRSIEPTSPRALSRSDLPDRAVEEVERNRDRAADPPADFTTPLETADRLNQPLPAPDRPDAVPDPLAPTLDPSPGQPAPVDAPIAALPDLSPTPRPLARRTLPSADATFQPIPRRERAEPDPFAAEMTLTERANLVPDLPRRATEDGPQPTEIDSPVSPAAPDVASLLPLPMLPDDPEVPESLEAPDPDRLAAPSLADLATATPRRTRPALPMESLDPLAASGLSERRNDLLPRPDPGERRDDGPQAVVTNTEGPRAPGVPDAYRLRDLSRRTEIAKQYGGTTESEEAVEAALAWFARSQEAAGYWDASEHGAGSGSDNDPVAEPDPDKRNTGRDADAGLTGLVTLSFLGAGYTRTGGKYAPAVDKAVRWLVAQQKEDGSLTGDANYYARMYSHGIAAYALAEALALEGDRPDPALRRAVEKAVAYIVAEQYPDGGWRYSQRVRVGDMSMFGWQVMALKSAENAGVPTPPETRARMINFLRDRSETVNADGELVQYPYGGLARYKREEGHAVKPSMTAEALFCKQILGLRRDQPAAKQAVEYLDRFPPELRTWNLYHWYYASLALHHHGGPEWERWNQGLRELLLEEQYKEGPQAGAWPVRPMRHNYTEYGGMLYSTAMATLCLEVYYRFSPASGGAAAMDGRADAEP from the coding sequence GTGGCGCTCCTCGCTCAGCTTCCGGAACTGTCGCAGCCCATGTGGTGGGCGCTGCTGACCGGCTCCCTGCTCCTGGCCGCGGCGCATCTCGCGTCGATGCTGTCGACCGGCTGGGGCGATCGCGGGACGGGGACGAAGAGCTTCCTGTTCAGCGTCGTCTTTCATGTGGCGCTGCTGTGCGCCGTCTTCGCCGCGAAGCCGTCGATCGACCGGATGCTCGGCGAAACGGGCGATCGTCGGACCGAACCGAACCGGCGGTTCCAGGTCGGTTCGCTGCGGTTGGACGCCGCCGAGGCTCCCGCGGCGGACCGCGTGCCGGAGCCGTGGCGGAGCATCGAGCCCACGTCGCCCCGCGCCCTCAGCCGCTCGGACCTGCCGGACCGTGCGGTCGAGGAGGTCGAGCGGAACCGGGACCGGGCCGCCGATCCCCCGGCGGACTTCACGACGCCGCTCGAAACGGCCGACCGCCTGAATCAGCCGCTGCCCGCGCCCGACCGGCCGGACGCGGTCCCCGATCCCCTGGCTCCCACGCTCGATCCGTCGCCGGGGCAGCCGGCGCCGGTGGACGCCCCGATCGCGGCGTTGCCCGACCTGTCGCCGACGCCCCGCCCCCTCGCCCGCCGGACGCTGCCGTCGGCGGACGCGACGTTCCAACCGATCCCCCGCCGCGAGCGGGCGGAGCCGGACCCGTTCGCGGCCGAGATGACGCTGACGGAGCGGGCGAACCTCGTGCCCGATCTGCCGCGGCGCGCCACTGAGGACGGGCCGCAGCCGACGGAGATCGATTCCCCCGTCTCGCCCGCGGCGCCGGATGTCGCCTCTCTCCTGCCCCTGCCGATGCTGCCGGACGACCCGGAAGTTCCGGAATCCCTCGAGGCCCCCGACCCGGATCGCCTCGCCGCCCCGAGTCTGGCCGACCTCGCGACGGCGACGCCGCGGCGGACGCGGCCTGCGTTGCCGATGGAGTCGCTCGACCCGCTCGCCGCGAGCGGTCTGTCGGAACGTCGCAACGATCTGCTGCCGCGGCCGGACCCGGGCGAGCGGCGTGACGACGGTCCGCAGGCGGTGGTGACTAACACCGAAGGCCCGCGGGCGCCGGGCGTGCCGGACGCCTATCGGCTGCGGGACCTGTCGCGGCGGACGGAGATCGCCAAGCAGTACGGGGGGACGACGGAGTCCGAGGAGGCGGTGGAGGCGGCGTTGGCCTGGTTCGCCCGCTCTCAGGAGGCGGCCGGCTACTGGGACGCCTCGGAGCACGGCGCCGGCAGCGGGTCCGACAACGACCCGGTCGCGGAGCCCGATCCGGACAAGCGGAACACCGGTCGCGACGCCGACGCCGGGCTCACGGGACTGGTGACGCTGTCGTTCCTCGGCGCCGGCTACACCCGCACCGGGGGGAAGTACGCCCCGGCGGTCGATAAAGCGGTGCGGTGGCTGGTCGCCCAGCAGAAGGAGGACGGCTCCCTGACCGGGGACGCCAATTATTACGCCCGGATGTATTCCCACGGCATCGCCGCCTACGCCCTCGCCGAGGCGCTGGCGCTGGAGGGCGACCGGCCCGACCCCGCCCTGCGGCGGGCGGTGGAGAAAGCGGTCGCGTACATCGTCGCGGAGCAATATCCCGACGGCGGCTGGCGCTATTCGCAGCGGGTGCGGGTGGGCGACATGAGCATGTTCGGCTGGCAGGTCATGGCGCTGAAAAGCGCCGAGAACGCCGGCGTGCCGACGCCGCCGGAGACGCGGGCCCGCATGATTAATTTCCTGCGGGACCGCAGCGAAACGGTGAACGCCGATGGGGAGCTGGTGCAATACCCCTACGGCGGGCTGGCCCGTTACAAGCGGGAGGAGGGGCACGCGGTGAAGCCCTCGATGACGGCCGAAGCGCTGTTCTGCAAGCAGATTCTCGGTCTCCGACGCGATCAGCCCGCGGCGAAGCAGGCGGTCGAATATCTCGACCGGTTCCCGCCGGAGCTGCGGACCTGGAACCTGTATCACTGGTATTATGCCAGCCTCGCCCTGCACCACCACGGCGGGCCGGAGTGGGAGCGCTGGAACCAGGGCCTCCGCGAATTGTTGCTGGAGGAGCAATACAAGGAGGGTCCGCAGGCCGGCGCCTGGCCGGTGCGGCCGATGCGCCACAATTACACGGAGTACGGCGGCATGCTGTACAGCACCGCGATGGCGACGCTCTGTTTGGAAGTCTATTACCGCTTCAGCCCGGCCAGCGGCGGGGCCGCGGCGATGGACGGCCGGGCCGACGCGGAGCCCTGA